The following is a genomic window from Mycobacterium parmense.
TCGTTCGCGTTGATTCAGGTCGACGCCGACCCGAAGCTGTGGCGCGAGATGCTGGACCTGTCCGCCGGCGCCCATGCCGCGGGTGCCCGCCTGTATCCCCAGATCGCCGCCCGCCCGTTCGGGATGATGATCGGCTTCCAGGGACATCACGGTTTCAGCCACCGGCCCACCTACCGCCGGCTGAAAGCCGAACTGAGCCGCGAGGAGCTCACGCAGCGCCTCGCCGACCCGGCGGTAAAAGCCGCGATCCTTTCCGAAGACGACCTGCCCGTCGACCCGACCCTGCTGTTCGACGGGATGTTCGCCCTGGTGCAGCACTCGCTGGGCCGCCTCTACGCGCTCGGCGACCCGCCCGACTACGAGCCGACCCAGGACCGCACCGTCGCCGCCATCGCCGACGCGCGCGGCGAGGACCCGCTGTCGACGCTGTACGACCTCATGCTCGAGCGCAACGCGACGGCGATGCTGATGCTGCCGCTGTTCAACTACGCCGACGGCAACCACGACGCGATCCGGGAGATGATGCTGCACCCCGCCGGCGTGCTCGGGCTGTCCGACGGCGGCGCGCACTGCGGGATGATCTGCGACGCTTCCTATCCCACGTTCCTGCTCACGCATTGGGCGCGGGACCGGCGGCGCGGCGAGAAGCTCTCGCTGGAGTACGTGATCCGCAAGCAGTCCCGGGACACCGCCCACCTGTTCGGCCTCACGGATCGCGGCACGATCGAGCCGGGTAAGAAGGCCGACATCAACGTCATCGACATGGACGCGCTGAAGCTGCACCCCGCCGCGATGGCCTTCGACCTGCCCGCCGGCGGCAACCGGATCCTGCAGGGGGCGAGCGGGTACGCGGCGACGATCGTCAGCGGCGTGGTGACCCGCCGCGACGACGTCGACACCGGGGCCCGTCCCGGCCGGCTGGTTCGCGGGGCCCGCTAGGGCTTCGGCGATGGAGGCCCCCGCGCGCACCCGCGACGAGGACGCCATCGGCACCCCGCCCGACGAGCCGACCCTGGTGCCGGCCGACCGCTACTACTCCCCGGAATTCGCCGCGCTCGAGGTCGAACGGATGTGGCCGAGGGTGTGGCAGCTCGCCTGCATGGTCGACCACGTCGCTCAATCCGGCGACTATTTCGAGTACCGCTGCGGGCCGTACGGGGTGCTGATCGTCCGCGGTGACGACGGCGTGCTGCGTGCTTTCCAGAACGCTTGCCGGCATCGCGGCAATTCGCTGTGCACCGGATCGGGGTCGGGACTGCGCGAACTCAAATGCGGCTATCACGGCTGGACGTGGGACCTGGCCGGCGTCCTGCGGCGCGTGCCGAACCGCAAGGGCTTCGGCGCGCTGCGCCTGTCGGACTTTCCGCTCCTGGCCGCCCGAGTGGAGACTTGGCAGGGACTGGTGTTCGTCAACCTCGACGTGGGCGCGGTGTCGTTGACCGAATACCTGGAGGCGGTGCCCGACGACATCGCCTGGTGTCGTCTCGACGACTTCCGCTGCTATGCCACGATGACCGTGGACGTCGAGGCCAACTGGAAGACGATCGCCGACGGTTATAGCGAGACCTACCACATCCAGACGCTGCATCCGGAGTTGCTGCGCTGCGTCGACGATATCCATGCGCCGCAACAGATCTGGGGTCACACCGGCAAGTCCGACCAGCCCTACGGCGTGCAGAGCCCGCGCTTCGACGGGGCGCTGAGCGACGAACAGGTGTGGGACGCCTACGTCTACACGCAGGGCGCCCTGATGGGCGCGGGCGAGGGCACCCCGTTCCCGGCCGGCGAACGGCGGCCCGGTCAGACGGTCGCCGACCTGATCGCCGACCGCACTCGCGCGTTCGCCGCGAGCCGCGGGGTCGATCTCGACTGGGCCGACACCGACCGGGTCACCCGGCTGCACCAGTACAACGTGTTCCCCAACATGACGTTGCTGGCCAACGCCGATCACCTGACGGTCATGTGTTCGCGCCCCGGCCCCGACCCGGATAAGGGCGAGCTGGTCATGTTCTTGATGACGAGGATGCCGCCCGGCGCCCCGCACGCCAAGCCGGTCGACGTGCGCACCACCGCCGAGAAGGCCGAGCCCGGGGTGGTGCTCACGCAGGACATCGCTTTGCTGGCGGGGCTGCAGCGCGGCATGCACCAGCCGGGCTTCACCCACCTGGTGCTGTCCAACGAGGAGCGGCGCGTGATCAACATGCACCGCAACCTCGAGCGCTACCTGGGCATGGCCTGACTGCGCGCGCGCAATTCGCGAAGACATCCCCGAAATCAAACCGATGCGATTTAGAATTCCCCCTGTGATGACCCCGCCATATCCCTGGGGGGAAGAACGAGGGCAACTTTCGCATCAAGTGCGGATGCGATACCAGACGCTCGGCCAGCGGCGGGCTCGCCGGCTCTGCCACCGTTTCGAGCGGGTCGGCGTTCGCACGGCGCCGGACCGCCTTCGGGCGATGCTGGCGGGCGCTCCCGTGGCAATCGCCGAAGTCACCGACATCAACTTCGCGTTGATCGCCATGCAGCTCAACCACGAGGCACGCACGGCCAAGCTCAAGCGGATGAAACGCCGGGGCGCGCGCTCCCTGCTCTTCGCGGGTCTGATCCTGGTGGTGCTGAACTTCCTGTTCTGCGTGGCCTACCTGTTGCTGAACCTGGCCCAGCAGGGCACGCCGTCCTAGTCATTGCACAGCCCGGCGGCGCCACCAACTCGATCGCCACGGCCGCGCGCCGCTGATGTTCAGCGGGGGCGACGATTCCGTTGTCGTCGGCGCAGACGTTACGCCGGTCCGCGGCCGTCGCCCGCGAGTTTCAGCAGGAGCCGGGTGCCGCCCAGCGGGCTGGTCTGCAACGCCGCTGTGCCGCCGTGCAATTCGGCCTGCTGGGCGACCAACGCCAGCCCCAGCCCGGAGCCCGAGCGCGAGGCCGTCGACCCACGGGCGAAGCGTTCGAAGACCGTGGCGCGTTCCTCCTCCGGCACACCGGACCCGTCGTCGTCGATGGCGATCTCGACCCCGTCGCTCGAACTCGCCACCGTGAGTTGAATCTTGCCGGCGCCACCGTGTTTGACGGCGTTGGCGATCGCGTTGTCGATCACCAGCCGCAGCCCGGTCGGCAACCCCACCATCAGCACCGTGGGTGAGGGAACCAGCGACACCTCGACATCGGGGTAGATGCGCAGCGCGTCGTGCGCCGCGCGGTCGAGCAGTTCGGTGATGTCGAACGGGACGAAGTCGTCGACGGTGGTCAATTCGCCCTGCGCCAGCCGCTCCAGCGCGGTGAGCGTTGCTTCGATGCGGCTCTGGGTGCGGATGACGTCGCCGATCACCTCCTGGCGCTGCTCGGGGGCGAGGTCCAGTGTGGACAGCACCTCGAGGTTGGTGCGCATGGCGGTGAGCGGGGTGCGCAGCTCGTGCGAGGCGACGGCGGCGAAGTCGCGGGCGGATTCCAGCGCGGCCCTGGTGCGTTGCTGCTCGTTGCCGATGCGGGCCAGCATGCCCTCCACCGCCTCGGCGATCTCCACGGCCTCACGCACGCCGCGGACCTGCACCTCGTCCGGGCTGGACTGCGCGCTGATGGCGCGGGCCTGCTGGGCCAGCAGCAGGAACGGGTTGACCATGATCAACGAGATCACCCAGCCGACGAGGATGGTGCCACCGATGACGCTCGCGCAGATCAGCAGCACCCGCAGGTGCAGTTCGTTGATGCGGTGCTGGGCCTCCGCGAGCGGCGCCGCGAGCGCGATCGAGGCGGGGCCGGCGGAGAACGTGCGGACGCGGTACTGCACCCCGTTGATGGTGGTGCTGGCGTAGCCGTTCGCCAGCTTGGGCAGCACGATGTTGCTCGGCACGGCGACGGTGACGCCGCCGATGCGCACCGTGCGCACGAGGTTGCCGTCCGGCATCGGATGATCCGGACTGCTGTGCTCCGCGTTGTTGAGCAGTGAGTTGATGTCGCCGAGGCTGCTGACCGAGTCCAGGCGGCGGTCGAGCTGGCTGTACTGGTCGTTGGTGACGCCGACCCACACCCAGGTGCCCAGGATCAGGACCAAGGCCACGACCGAGAGCTGCGCGACGATGACGATCGTCCGCAACGACAGCACCCGCATCGGCAGCTCCACGTGCGGCAACACGCGGATGTCCGATTGCTTCGGTGAGCTCACGGGGCCCGGCCGGCCCGGCCGGCGATCGTCACGGGGGTTCGCACAGAGCTAACGGTAGCTTCCGCCGCCGGGCCCGCGCCGCACGCGCCGCAGGGCCGGCGGATTTGCGGCACCTCCAGGTGAGTGAGTACTCTCTCACCTATGGCAGCCTCCGGACGCGATCGCCTGCTGGGCGAGGCGCTGAAGCTGTTCGCCGAGAAGGGCTACTCGGCGACGTCGGTGGCCGACATCCAGCGGGCGTCGGGTCTGGCGCCCGGGTCGGGCGCGCTGTACAAGCACTTCGGCTCCAAGCGGGAATTGCTGGAGGCCGCGGTCGCCTACCGGATCGACAGCATCGTGGCCGCGCGGGAGCAGTACGACGCCGGCGAACCGGGCAGTGTGGAGCAAGCGGTGCGCACGGCGGGCCAGCTGATCTGGAGCAACCTCAAGGACAGCGAGGACCTGCTGAAGGTCATGCTGCGCGAGCCTGACGAACTCGGCGACCTCGACGAGAAGACGTGGCAGGTCATCACCGACCACGCCTACCAGCGCTTCGCCGACGAACTGGCCGCGTCCAACCGCTCCGGCCGCACGTGCATCCCGGACCCCGAAGCGGCCGCGGCCGTCGCGATCGGGTCACTTTCCTACGCCGCAACGCTGCAGGCGCTGACCGGCCGCCTGCCCGGCAACATCGACGAAGACCGCTACTTCGAAGCGTGGATCAGCCAGACGGTCAGCGTCCTCGCGCAATACCGAACTCACCAAACCCCAAGAGATTCAGGAGCGAATTCGTGACTTTCTCCATGCAACTCAGCGACGACGTGATCGAGGTCCGCGACTGGGTGCACCAGTTCGCGGCCGAGGTCATCCGGCCCGCGGCGGCCGAGTGGGACGAACGAGAAGAGACGCCGTGGCCGGTGATACAGGAGGCCGCGAAGGTAGGGCTCTACTCCCCCGACTTCTTCGCGCAGCAAGCGGCCGAGCCGACCGGGCTGGGCATGCTGACCGCGTTCGAGGAGATGTTCTGGGGTGACGCCGGCATCGCGCTGTCGATCATGGGCACCGGGCTGGCCGCGGCGGCCCTGGCCGGCAACGGGACCCCCGAGCAGCTCGGCCGTTGGCTGCCCGAGATGTTCGGGACACCGGGCGATCCCAAGCTGGGCGCGTTCTGCTCGTCCGAGCCCGACGCGGGCTCGGATGTCGGCGGCATCCGCACCCGTGCCCGCTTCGACGAGGCCGCGAAGGAATGGGTCGTCGACGGGACCAAGACCTGGGCGACCAACGGAGGGATCGCCAACGTGCACATCGTGGTGGCATCGGTGTATCCCGAACTCGGCACCCGTGGGCAGGCCAGCTTCGTCATCGGACCCGACACCAAGGGATTCAGCCAGGGTCAGAAATTCAAGAAGCACGGCATCCGCGCCTCCCACACCGCGGAGGTGGTGCTCGACAACGTCCGCCTGCCCGAGGACGCGATCCTCGGCGGCCGGGAGAAATTCGAGGCGCGGATCGCCCGGGTGAAATCCGGCGCCTCCGCCCGCGGGCAGGCCGCGATGAAGACGTTCGAGCGTACCCGCCCCACCGTTGGCGCGATGGCGGTCGGTGTGGCCCGCGCGGCCTACGAGTACGCGCTCGAATACGCTTGCCAGCGTGAGCAATTCGGTCGCAAGATCGGTGAATTCCAGGCCGTCGCGTTCAAGCTCGCCGACATGAAGAGCCGCATCGACGCCGCGCGGCTGCTGGTGTGGCGGGCCGGCTGGATGGCGCGCAACAACCAGGACTTCGAGTCGGCCGAGGGGTCGATGGCCAAGCTCGTGGCCAGCGAGACGGCGGTCTACGTCACCGACGAAGCGATCCAGATCCTGGGGGGCAACGGCTACACCCGCGACTACCCGGTGGAGCGGATGCACCGCGACGCGAAGATCTTCACGATCTTCGAGGGAACCAGCGAAATCCAACGCCTGGTGATCTCCCGCGCCGTGACGGGGCTGCCGATCCGATAGGCACCGCGGCCGCGGCGCACGCGGGGGCGCGCGCCATGATGGCCGGATGACCACCGACATCCGCGTTCTCGACAGCGAGGACGACCTGCTGGCCGCGGCGAACGTCTTTCGCGCCGCCATGGTCGGCTTCCCGCCGCTGACCGGTCTGGGCCCCGGTCAGATCACCGAACTGCTCGAACCGGGCCGCACCATCGGGGCGTTCGTCGGCGGTCAGCTCGTCGGCACCGCGGACGCCGTGACGAGCCGGCTGACCCTGCCCGGCGGGACGATGGTGGGCCACGCCGCCGTCACGCATATCGGGGTGCTGCCGTCGTACACGCGAAAAGGCATTGCCACCAGCCTGATTCGTCACCAGTTGGGCGACATCGCCGCACGCGGCGAGGTGGTGGCCACGTTGCGGGCGTCGGAGGCGACGATCTACGAGCGCTACGGCTACGGTGTGGCCAGCTCGTCGCAGACGGTCGAGGTGCGGACCGCGCGCGCAGCGCTGCGCCCCGGCGTCGGGGCGGGCGGCCCCGTGCGGCTGCTCGACTCCGCGGCGGCCTGGGACGTGCTGCCCCGGATCTATGCCGCCCACCGGCCGTCACGCCCGGGAACCATTGACCGCCCGCCGGTTTGGTGGCGTGGGGTGCGGTTGCGCACCGAGGCGTCCCCGGGCGCGTCCTACGTCGCGGTGTACGGCGAACCCGGATCCGAGTCGGGCTTCGCCCGCTACCGCCCCACCGACACCGAACGCTGGTTCGTCGCCGACGAGCGGACCGTCGTCGTCGAGGACTTCTTCGCGCCCACCACCGAGGCCTACCTCGGGCTGCTGCGCTTCCTGCTGGGCCTCGACCTCGTCGACCGGGTGGTGTTCTGGATGCTGCCGACGGACGATCCACTGCCCTGGCTGCTGAGCGACCGCCGCGCGGTACGCGCGACCGCGGTGCACGACGAAACCTGGCTGCGCGTCGTCGACGTGAACCGCGCCCTGCGGTCGCGCCATTACGTCGGCGACGGGACGGTCACCCTGGCCGTCGATGACCCCCTGCTGCCGGGCAATTCGGCCTGCTTGGCCATCGCGGGTGGCGTTGCCGAGCCAAGCGACCGGCGCCCGCAGCTGCGCGTCGGCGTCGCGGGGCTGGCGGCCGTGCTCCTCGGGGGAGCAACCTGGCGCAACCTGGCCGTCGCGGGTTTGGCCCACGCCGCCGATCCGGCGGACCTCGCCGTCGCCGACGAATTGTTCGCGGTGCCCGACGCGCCCCACGCCGGGTTCTTCTTCTGATGCGGCGGGTACGCGAAGACCTGTGATTGTCGTCGTCGGTGCGGGGGTCTGCGGGCTGGCGGCCGCCTACGAGCTGTCCAGACGTGGCGAACGCGCGGTGGTGCTCGAGCGGGGCCGGCCGTTCGCCGAGCAGTCCGCCGGGCTGGCACGCATCTTCCGGATCGCGCATCGGCGCCCCGCGCTGTGCCACCTGGCCGTCGGCGCCCGCGCCGGCTGGCAGCGCTGGGAAGCCGAGTTCGGCGTGGGCCGGCTGCTGGGCACCGAGGGTTTCATCGCCGCAGGTGCGGACCAGGCGATGGCGGCGGCGATGACGGACGCCGGCGCGGCGTTCTCCTGGCTCCACCGGCGGCAGATCGCCGCGCGGATCCCGTTCGTGGACGCGCCGTGGGACACCGGGCTCTTCGACCCGCTCGGCGGCAGCCTGCGCATCCGCCGCGCGCTGGGCGCCCTGGCGCGGCGGGTCGCCATCCGGCCGGGCGAGGTGGCGTCGGTGGCCGACGACGGCACGGCCACGCTCACGGACGGGACGGTGCTGCGCGGTGATGGGGTGCTGATCTGCGCGGGAGTCCGCACACCGGCGCTCTTCGGCCCGCTCGGCGTCGAGTACGCCCCGCACACCCGCTTCAGCTACGAGGGCGCCGACGCCGTCGGTGCGGCCTGCCTGTCGTCGCCGCAAGGCTACGGTTTACCGCTCGGCAGCACGGGCCGCTGGGCGTTCGGGCAGGACGTGCCCGACCCCGCCACCGTGCACGCGCTGTTCCCGTCGCTGACTCCCGTGGACCGGGTGGACTGCGTCACGGTGCGCGCACCATGGCTGGACTCGGGCGGCGACGGATGGACCGCCGCGCGGCGGGGACGCGTCGTGGCGTTCACCGGCAGCAACCTGATGAAGTTCGGCCCACTTCTCGGCGAACTGCTGGCCCGGGCGGTGTGCAGCGACGAGCTGCCCAGCGAATTGACCATCAGCTGACGGCGCCGGTGCAACGGTCCGAACGCCCCGAAAGCTTGGGACGTTCGGCCCTAGGTGTGCGCGTTTGCGGCTCGGAATACTTGAGCGGCTTGTCCCTGTCGGCCTGTTTGCCAGGCCCTTTGGAGGTAGCTGATGACCGCTGAGGCGCCGATCGCCGTCGAACTGCGGGCCCGCCGGCCGTTTCCGGCGCGAACCGGGCCCACGGGCAACCTGATCTATAAAATCATCAGCACGACCGATCACAAGATGATCGGCATCATGTACATGGTCGCCTGCTTCATCTTCTTCTTCATCGGCGGGCTGATGGCTTTGCTGATCCGTCTCGAGCTGGCGGCCCCGGGGCTGCAGTTCCTGTCCAACGAGCAGTACAACCAGCTGTTCACCATGCACGGCACCGCGATGTTGCTGTTCTACGCCACACCGGTGGTGTTCGGGTTCGCCAACCTGGTCTTGCCGTTGCAGATCGGCGCGCCGGACGTGGCCTTCCCGCGGCTCAACGCGTTGTCGTTCTGGCTCTTCGTCTTCGGCGCGCTGATCGCGTTGAGCGGCTTCATCCTCCCCGGTGGTGCGGCCGATTTCGGCTGGACGGCATACACGCCGCTCTCGGATGCGGTCCACAGTCCCGGCGTGGGCTGTGACCTCTGGATTTTGGGGGTGGGCGTCGGCGGTCTGGGCACCATCCTGGGGGCGGTCAACATGATCACCACCGTCGTCTGCATGCGGGCGCCCGGCATGACGATGTTCAGGATGCCGATCTTCACCTGGAACATCCTGGTCACCAGTGTGCTTGTCCTGATTGTCTTTCCGCTGCTCACCGCAGCGCTGTTCGGACTGGAAGCCGACCGCCGCATCGGCGCCCACGTCTACGACCCCGCCAACGGCGGCGCGATCCTCTACCAGCACCTGTTCTGGTTCTTCGGGCACCCCGAGGTGTACGTCATCGCGCTGCCCTTCTTCGGCATCGTCTCCGAGATCATCCCCGTGTTCGCCCGCAAACCGATCTTCGGCTACACCACGCTGGTGTATGCCACGCTGTCGATCGCCGCGCTGTCGGTGGCGGTGTGGGCGCACCACATGTACGCGACAGGCGCCGTGCTGCTGCCGTTCTTCTCGTTCATGACGTTCCTCATCGCGGTCCCGACAGGGATCAAGTTCTTCAACTGGATCGGCACCATGTGGCGCGGCCAGTTGACGTTCGAAACACCGATGTTGTTCTGCCTGGGCTTCCTGATCACCTTCCTGCTCGGCGGGCTGACGGGCGTGCTGCTGGCCAGCCCCCCGCTGGACTTCCACATCAGCGACACCTATTTCGTGGTGGCCCACTTCCACTACACCCTGTTCGGCACCATCGTGTTCGCCACCTACGCGGGCATCTACTTCTGGTTCCCGAAGATGACGGGCCGCCTCTTGGACGAGCGACTGGGCAAACTGCACTTCTGGCTGACGTTGATCGGGTTCCACGCCACCTTCCTGGTGCAGCACTGGCTGGGAGACATGGGCATGCCGCGCCGCTACGCCGACTACCTGCCCACCGACGGGTTCCAGACGCTGAACCTCGTCTCCACCATCGGGTCGTTCATCCTCGCCGCGTCGGTGCTGCCGTTCGTGTGGAACGTCTTCAAGAGCTGGCGCTACGGCGAACCGGTTCTGGTGGACGATCCGTGGGGCCACGGCAATTCGCTGGAGTGGGCTACCAGTTGCCCGCCGCCGCGGCACAATTTCACCGAGCTGCCCCGAATCCGTTCGGAACGGCCGGCATTCGAACTGCATTACCCGCACATGGTGCCCCGGATGCGCGGCGAAGCCTACGTCGGCCGCCGCCATGTCGGGGCCATCGAGGCCCAAACCCCGGCCGCCGCTCCCCCGGGCCCCTGAGTCGCCGGTACTCCGGTCGGCGAGCGCGACGCCGCCGGCACCGCCGGTCGCCCGGTTCGCATGACCGACCCCGGAACTATTGCGCCCGAACGAATCCCACACCCTCGGCTGCGCTGACGCCCGCGTCGTGCAGCACCGCGCTCGCCGTGTCAGCCTGCACCGCACCGTCAGGCAGGGTGGCCGCGGGTATCGCCTTGATGCGGTAGAGGAACGCGGCGCCCGTGTTGATCAGATCCGCGCTCTCACCGGTGGGAACGAACGGCAGCCGCAGGCGGATTCCGTCCGCGCTGCCGCCTTGGTCGACAGGCCACTTGCGGTACAGCGCGTCGCGGAGGTCGTTGGCAGGGAAGCCCTCGGTCTGGCTTTGTGCCATGCGGACGATCTCATCGGCATTCGCCGGATCGGCCAGGTAATGCTGCGCATCCAACTCCGCTTTCAGCCAGCCTTTGGCCGCGTCGGGATGTGTGTCGGCGAATTGCTTGTCCATCAACAGGAATGCACCGTCGTGCTGGTTGGCCAATGCGCCGCTGGCAACGCGCTTGGCGAGCCCGGCATTGACCAACTTCGACGCCGTGGGTTCCCAAATGGTCGTCGCGTCGATGGTGTGGTTCTGGAAGCTGGAGGTGATCACCTCGATGCTCTGGTTCAGATAGGAGGCCGGTTTGACGCCAAGCGCGTCGAACGTGGCCTGGGCGATGCGGTCCGCGCAGCTTCCCTGCGGTGTGGCGACGGTCTTGCCGTTGAACCATGCGAGCGCGTCGCGCTGGCTGCCGAAGTTCGGCGCGTCCGGTCGGGTGAGAAAGACGCCGCACTGATCCTGTGAGAGCCCGAGGGTCGCGAAAATCCGCAGGTCTCTCGTAGTTCGTTTACTCGCACCCACAATCGCCGGCATGTCGCCCGCGTAGCCGATCTGTTGTTTTCCGGCCAGCATCTGACTCACGATGATCGATCCCTGCAGGCCGACCTGAAAGTCCACCGTTGAGCCTGCGGGCAGATACTTCTTCCAGAATTCCTTGCCCCGCAACACCACTGCGGACCAAGCCTCGGTGTAGTAGGGCTGGTAACCCACGGTGAGGTGCACGGGTCCACCGGCCGCACCCACATCGTTTCCGCCGATGTTGCCGACCGCGGCGCAGCCCGCAACGGTCAGCACCGTCGCCAGCACAACGAAGAGTGCCCTGTTCAGTCGCATTGGATTCTTTCTGTCGTGAAAGGTGGTTATTGATCCGTCAATTCATCGCCGGGACAGGTCGTGAGCAGCGGGCGATCGCAGGAGGTGCATGGCGCGGTCCTTGATGCGCTGAGCGCTTTCGTCCAGCAGCAAATCCGTGCGCCGACGCGGGTGATCCAGCTGGATCGAAAACTCCTCACGCACCCGGGCGGGTCGTTCGGTCATGACCAGCAGGCGGTCGGCAAGCAGCAGGGCCTCGTCGACATCCGTGGTGATCAACAACACCGTCCGCTGTTGCTCCCGGAGAAGCTCGGCGGTGTATTCCTGCATCAGTTCGCGGGTCATGGCGTCCAAGCCACGAAACGGCTCGTCGAGCACCAGAACCGCGGGCTCGTTGATCAGCGCCCGGGCCAGTTCTGCGCGCCGGCGCATCCCACCGGACAACTCGCCCGGGTACCGGTCGCCGAACTCCGCGAGTCCGACGCGTGCCAACATCGCGCCCGCCCGCCGCCGCGCCCCCCGTCTGTCCTCTCCGCGGGCGCGCGGCCCGAACATGACGTTTTCGCAAGTTGTCAGCCAGGGCATCAACGCGTTCTCCTGGAACAACAACAGCCGTTCGGCGGCAGGGCCGTTCACCTCGCGGCCGTCGACTCTGACCGAACCGCTCGTCGGCCTGTGGTAACCCGCCAAGAGGTAACCGACGGTTGTCTTGCCGCCGCCCGAGGGACCGATCATCGCGACGATCTCACCGGGCGCGAGGCCAAACGAGCAGTCGTCGACCACCTTCACGCACTGACGACCCTTGGGGACGTGATAGGACACCTGGTCGAACAGCACCGCCCCGGCCCGGCCGGCGGTCATGCCTTCACCCGCCGCCACGGCATCATCCGATTGCCCAACGCCCGCACCAGCCCGCTCGACACATAGCCGGCGATCCCCAGACTGATCATCGCC
Proteins encoded in this region:
- a CDS encoding GNAT family N-acetyltransferase, whose product is MTTDIRVLDSEDDLLAAANVFRAAMVGFPPLTGLGPGQITELLEPGRTIGAFVGGQLVGTADAVTSRLTLPGGTMVGHAAVTHIGVLPSYTRKGIATSLIRHQLGDIAARGEVVATLRASEATIYERYGYGVASSSQTVEVRTARAALRPGVGAGGPVRLLDSAAAWDVLPRIYAAHRPSRPGTIDRPPVWWRGVRLRTEASPGASYVAVYGEPGSESGFARYRPTDTERWFVADERTVVVEDFFAPTTEAYLGLLRFLLGLDLVDRVVFWMLPTDDPLPWLLSDRRAVRATAVHDETWLRVVDVNRALRSRHYVGDGTVTLAVDDPLLPGNSACLAIAGGVAEPSDRRPQLRVGVAGLAAVLLGGATWRNLAVAGLAHAADPADLAVADELFAVPDAPHAGFFF
- a CDS encoding NAD(P)/FAD-dependent oxidoreductase; this translates as MIVVVGAGVCGLAAAYELSRRGERAVVLERGRPFAEQSAGLARIFRIAHRRPALCHLAVGARAGWQRWEAEFGVGRLLGTEGFIAAGADQAMAAAMTDAGAAFSWLHRRQIAARIPFVDAPWDTGLFDPLGGSLRIRRALGALARRVAIRPGEVASVADDGTATLTDGTVLRGDGVLICAGVRTPALFGPLGVEYAPHTRFSYEGADAVGAACLSSPQGYGLPLGSTGRWAFGQDVPDPATVHALFPSLTPVDRVDCVTVRAPWLDSGGDGWTAARRGRVVAFTGSNLMKFGPLLGELLARAVCSDELPSELTIS
- a CDS encoding N-acyl-D-amino-acid deacylase family protein, whose translation is MFDLKILGGTVVDGTGAQRYRADLGIKDGKIVDIVRRSAHGEPTGGLESAPAAEVIDARGRVVAPGFVDIHTHYDGQVSWDSLLEPSSGHGVTTIVTGNCGVGFAPVRPGSEQWLIELMEGVEDIPGTALTEGITWGWETYPEYLDAIDRHRFAVDVGSQVAHGAIRAYAMGERGARNEPATPEDIAAMGRLVTEAIEAGALGFSTSRTMGHRAMDGEPVPGTFAAEEELFGLGRAMAAGGQAVFELAPQGAAGEDIIGPKKELDWMRRLSAEIDRPVSFALIQVDADPKLWREMLDLSAGAHAAGARLYPQIAARPFGMMIGFQGHHGFSHRPTYRRLKAELSREELTQRLADPAVKAAILSEDDLPVDPTLLFDGMFALVQHSLGRLYALGDPPDYEPTQDRTVAAIADARGEDPLSTLYDLMLERNATAMLMLPLFNYADGNHDAIREMMLHPAGVLGLSDGGAHCGMICDASYPTFLLTHWARDRRRGEKLSLEYVIRKQSRDTAHLFGLTDRGTIEPGKKADINVIDMDALKLHPAAMAFDLPAGGNRILQGASGYAATIVSGVVTRRDDVDTGARPGRLVRGAR
- a CDS encoding sensor histidine kinase, with protein sequence MRVLSLRTIVIVAQLSVVALVLILGTWVWVGVTNDQYSQLDRRLDSVSSLGDINSLLNNAEHSSPDHPMPDGNLVRTVRIGGVTVAVPSNIVLPKLANGYASTTINGVQYRVRTFSAGPASIALAAPLAEAQHRINELHLRVLLICASVIGGTILVGWVISLIMVNPFLLLAQQARAISAQSSPDEVQVRGVREAVEIAEAVEGMLARIGNEQQRTRAALESARDFAAVASHELRTPLTAMRTNLEVLSTLDLAPEQRQEVIGDVIRTQSRIEATLTALERLAQGELTTVDDFVPFDITELLDRAAHDALRIYPDVEVSLVPSPTVLMVGLPTGLRLVIDNAIANAVKHGGAGKIQLTVASSSDGVEIAIDDDGSGVPEEERATVFERFARGSTASRSGSGLGLALVAQQAELHGGTAALQTSPLGGTRLLLKLAGDGRGPA
- a CDS encoding acyl-CoA dehydrogenase family protein codes for the protein MTFSMQLSDDVIEVRDWVHQFAAEVIRPAAAEWDEREETPWPVIQEAAKVGLYSPDFFAQQAAEPTGLGMLTAFEEMFWGDAGIALSIMGTGLAAAALAGNGTPEQLGRWLPEMFGTPGDPKLGAFCSSEPDAGSDVGGIRTRARFDEAAKEWVVDGTKTWATNGGIANVHIVVASVYPELGTRGQASFVIGPDTKGFSQGQKFKKHGIRASHTAEVVLDNVRLPEDAILGGREKFEARIARVKSGASARGQAAMKTFERTRPTVGAMAVGVARAAYEYALEYACQREQFGRKIGEFQAVAFKLADMKSRIDAARLLVWRAGWMARNNQDFESAEGSMAKLVASETAVYVTDEAIQILGGNGYTRDYPVERMHRDAKIFTIFEGTSEIQRLVISRAVTGLPIR
- a CDS encoding TetR/AcrR family transcriptional regulator, whose amino-acid sequence is MAASGRDRLLGEALKLFAEKGYSATSVADIQRASGLAPGSGALYKHFGSKRELLEAAVAYRIDSIVAAREQYDAGEPGSVEQAVRTAGQLIWSNLKDSEDLLKVMLREPDELGDLDEKTWQVITDHAYQRFADELAASNRSGRTCIPDPEAAAAVAIGSLSYAATLQALTGRLPGNIDEDRYFEAWISQTVSVLAQYRTHQTPRDSGANS
- a CDS encoding aromatic ring-hydroxylating oxygenase subunit alpha; this translates as MEAPARTRDEDAIGTPPDEPTLVPADRYYSPEFAALEVERMWPRVWQLACMVDHVAQSGDYFEYRCGPYGVLIVRGDDGVLRAFQNACRHRGNSLCTGSGSGLRELKCGYHGWTWDLAGVLRRVPNRKGFGALRLSDFPLLAARVETWQGLVFVNLDVGAVSLTEYLEAVPDDIAWCRLDDFRCYATMTVDVEANWKTIADGYSETYHIQTLHPELLRCVDDIHAPQQIWGHTGKSDQPYGVQSPRFDGALSDEQVWDAYVYTQGALMGAGEGTPFPAGERRPGQTVADLIADRTRAFAASRGVDLDWADTDRVTRLHQYNVFPNMTLLANADHLTVMCSRPGPDPDKGELVMFLMTRMPPGAPHAKPVDVRTTAEKAEPGVVLTQDIALLAGLQRGMHQPGFTHLVLSNEERRVINMHRNLERYLGMA